In the Blautia coccoides genome, TGCTCATTATTTTCGGATTAATGTTATATCCCCTTTTTTATACAATTTATCTGACAATGGTTCAGTATAATTTACTTTCAAATGTGAGCCAGGGTTTTTTGGGACTAAAACAATATGCGCGTGTTCTTACGGACGATAAGTTTTGGCATGCCATGTCAGTGACTTTGTATTTTACGGTTGTTTCTCTTGGTCTTCAGCTGATTTTAGGATTTATGGCAGCGTTATTTTTAAATATTCCTTTTCGGGGACAGAAGCTGTTAAGGGCATTAATTCTGGCACCTTGGGCAGTTCCTACAGTTGTGAACGCGCAGCTCTGGAACTGGATATTGAATGCCAGTTATGGAGCACTGAATAAACTGCTTCTTCAGCTAGGAATTATCCGACAACCGATAGTATGGCTGGGAGAACCAAAACTGGCTCTGAATGTGATCATACTGGCGGATACCTGGAAAATGCTTCCTTTATTCATTATTATGCTCCTTGCCGGTCTTTCAACGATACCGGGAACTTATTATGAGGCAGCAAAAATGGAGGGAGCAGGTTTTTGGCATACATTCAGGAAAATAACATTTCCGTTGCTGAAGCCCATGCTGTTGGTGATTTTAGTTCTCCGCACCACACAAACAATTCGTGTGTTTGACGTTATTTATATGCTGACTCAGGGAGGACCGAATAACAGTACCATGACTATCAGCTATTATACATATTTCCAGACGTTCAGTCTGTTTGATTTTGGTTATGGAGCAACTATAGCAATGATAGTTGCAATACTGACTGTTTTTATTGCATTGACTTATAAGAAAATCCTAAAGGCAGACGATGTTTATTGAGGAGGATGTTATGAGGGAAAAAAGCAAAAAACATTTTATAAAATCGGGGCTGATCTTCTTGGGATGTTTGATCATTATATGTTGGACCGTCCTTCCACTTATATGGATGTTTATATCCAGTATCAGCCCGGCGAAGCACCTGCTTGACATGGATGCGTCATGGTTTCCGCCCCATGCCAGTTATGAACGGTATAAAAGTATTTTATTATCCGAAACGATAATAAATAAAGGTACGATTGTCTCTTCGCCAGCGGCAGTGTTTAAACGTGCTATGTTTAACAGCATTCTCGTATCAGGTATTACAACGGTGATATCCTTGACAGTAGGTGGATTTGCGGCATACGCATTTGCCAGACTTTCTTTTCGGTTCAGAGATAAGCTTTTAATGCTTGTAATGTTCTTTCAGCTTTTGCCGCCGGTATCGCTGATGATTCCTTTGTATGTGATTTTTAAAAAAATAGGAATTATTGACAATATGATTTGTCTGGTACTTTTATATGTCTCATTTACATTGGCATATACCATATGGGTTATGAGCGGTTATTTTAAATCCATTTCGGCAGACTTGGAAAATTCAGCTATGATTGATGGCTGCTCACGCATAGGAGCGTATTTTAGGGTAATTGTTCCCATTGCAAAACCAGGTTTTACAGCAGTTGGAATTCTGGCGTTTTTAATGGCATGGGATGAGTTTATGTATGCGCTTATTTTTATGAATTCACAGGCGCATAAAACGATTACGGTGGCCATTTCTGAATTTACAACAAAATTTGGTGTGGATTATGGAATGATGATGACCGCAGGCTGCATTGCAACAGCCTTGCCGGTACTTATTTCTGTTGTATTCCAAAAAAATATTACGCAAGGACTTACAATGGGGGCTGTAAAAGAATGATTAAAAGAAATATGAGGGTACTGAATAATTATCAAAAAAAACATAAAATTGAGGGATGATTATGGAAAAAGTAAATATTGGAATTATAGGCTGCGGCAGAATTGCACAGGACCAGACAGCAAGTGCTGTTCAACTTAAAAATACAAGAGTGGCAGCTGTTTGCGATAAAAATAAGGAAGCAGCGGAAGCATTTGCAAAGAAGTTTGGAATACCTAAGGTTTACACAGAATATGAAAAAATGCTGAGTGATCCTGAAATACAGGCTGTCTATAACTGTACACCAAATTTTTTGCATGCAAAAGTGGCCATTGACGCTGCGAGGGCTAAAAAACATGTGCTGACACAAAAGCCTTTTGCAAATACTCTGGAAGAGGCAAATGAAATCTGTAAAGCGGCCGAGGCAAATAAAATTATTTTGCAGGCAGCATTTTTCGAGCGGTTCAGAGGGTATTGCGCTGGAATAAAAAGGTGTATTGATGAGGGAAAGATAGGGGAAGTGTTAATGATCAAGGCGCAGATGTCCCATGAGGGGATTGGAAAGTTTTATCATCCCCGTACAGAATGGTTTAGTGATACTAAGCTTGCGGGCGGCGGGTGTTTGGCAGATATGGGAGCACATCATCTGGATCTTATGCGGTGGTTTGCAGGATCAGAGGTGGATATAATAGATGCGCAGATTGGATTTTCCAAGGACTGGAACACAGAAACGAATGCAATTGTGAATATGACCTTTAAGAACGGTGTTATGGCACAGGGACATTGGAGTTTCTCTACGATAGCACCGGATGGTGTCTGTTATGATAAGTTTGAAATCTATGGTGATAAGGGAACTATATTTGTTACCTGCGATTCAAAAGAAGAGCCTTCTATCCGACTTGTTCAGAAAGGGGATAATCATTGGAATGAGTATGCCTATGAAGAGGTAGACGGATTTTATGGAATGGAGGAACATTTTGCAAACTGTATTTTAGAAGATAAAACTCCTATTACTTCAGGAAAAGATGGAATCTGCTCTGTAAAAACCATATTAGCCGCCTATGAAAGTGCCAGGACAGGACAGAGACAAAAATTGTAAGGAGGAATAAAAATGAAACTGGGATGTGCATCATGGTGTTTCACGGCTCCTCATTATCAGGCACCTTATGAGCCGGCAATCCGCACTGTGGGAGAACTTGGATTTCAGGCAATCGAAATGATTGCCCATAACGAAAAGGATGTAAAAGTATATTATACTGCGGAAAAAATAAAAGAACTGAGAAAATTAATAAACTCTTATCATATGGAAATTTCAGAGTTTGCTTTTTATACACAGATTACACAGGGGCTTGCAAGTCTTGATGATATAGTCAGAGAGGAGGCATTCCTGAAGTTTGAAGAAATGGTAAATATTGGATATGAATTGGGGACAGACATGATCAACATGGTTTCAAACTGGGTATATGGGCATGAATGTCTGGTTGATTATGTACCAAATTACTGGTCTCCTCATGTGGAAGGTGTTCCATATCAGGAATTGACTCAAAATATGACCTATCCGAATGAGATTGACTGGAACGAAGTTTGGAAACGTTATATGGATACGATTAAACGCTGCCTGGAAATCTGCCGGAAATATAAGATGAGATTTAACGTGGAAGGCCATGCGAATGTTATTGTTGGTAATTCAGACGCAATGCTGCGAATGTTTGATTATATATCGGATGAGGATTTGGGAATCAACCTGGACACAGCATGGCATATGATACAGAGGGAATATGTCCCCATGGTGGTGGAAAAATTAGGTGCCAGAATTTTCCATGTCCATATGAGGGATGGAGATGGTATGATAAATTATAATCTTCCGCCGGGAAAAGGGATTAATAATTGGGAAGATACCTTGAAAGCGTTAAAAAGGACAGGATATGACGGTGTTCTTTCTTTTGAAATGGCAGGATTTCTGCACGCGGATCAGGTAATAGCCGATTCAAAACGTTATATAGAAAGTATATTGGAAAAATTGTAAGAC is a window encoding:
- a CDS encoding carbohydrate ABC transporter permease, with product MKKGTLAKREAHLGIGMVTPAMLIIFGLMLYPLFYTIYLTMVQYNLLSNVSQGFLGLKQYARVLTDDKFWHAMSVTLYFTVVSLGLQLILGFMAALFLNIPFRGQKLLRALILAPWAVPTVVNAQLWNWILNASYGALNKLLLQLGIIRQPIVWLGEPKLALNVIILADTWKMLPLFIIMLLAGLSTIPGTYYEAAKMEGAGFWHTFRKITFPLLKPMLLVILVLRTTQTIRVFDVIYMLTQGGPNNSTMTISYYTYFQTFSLFDFGYGATIAMIVAILTVFIALTYKKILKADDVY
- a CDS encoding carbohydrate ABC transporter permease — translated: MREKSKKHFIKSGLIFLGCLIIICWTVLPLIWMFISSISPAKHLLDMDASWFPPHASYERYKSILLSETIINKGTIVSSPAAVFKRAMFNSILVSGITTVISLTVGGFAAYAFARLSFRFRDKLLMLVMFFQLLPPVSLMIPLYVIFKKIGIIDNMICLVLLYVSFTLAYTIWVMSGYFKSISADLENSAMIDGCSRIGAYFRVIVPIAKPGFTAVGILAFLMAWDEFMYALIFMNSQAHKTITVAISEFTTKFGVDYGMMMTAGCIATALPVLISVVFQKNITQGLTMGAVKE
- a CDS encoding Gfo/Idh/MocA family protein codes for the protein MEKVNIGIIGCGRIAQDQTASAVQLKNTRVAAVCDKNKEAAEAFAKKFGIPKVYTEYEKMLSDPEIQAVYNCTPNFLHAKVAIDAARAKKHVLTQKPFANTLEEANEICKAAEANKIILQAAFFERFRGYCAGIKRCIDEGKIGEVLMIKAQMSHEGIGKFYHPRTEWFSDTKLAGGGCLADMGAHHLDLMRWFAGSEVDIIDAQIGFSKDWNTETNAIVNMTFKNGVMAQGHWSFSTIAPDGVCYDKFEIYGDKGTIFVTCDSKEEPSIRLVQKGDNHWNEYAYEEVDGFYGMEEHFANCILEDKTPITSGKDGICSVKTILAAYESARTGQRQKL
- a CDS encoding sugar phosphate isomerase/epimerase family protein, which translates into the protein MKLGCASWCFTAPHYQAPYEPAIRTVGELGFQAIEMIAHNEKDVKVYYTAEKIKELRKLINSYHMEISEFAFYTQITQGLASLDDIVREEAFLKFEEMVNIGYELGTDMINMVSNWVYGHECLVDYVPNYWSPHVEGVPYQELTQNMTYPNEIDWNEVWKRYMDTIKRCLEICRKYKMRFNVEGHANVIVGNSDAMLRMFDYISDEDLGINLDTAWHMIQREYVPMVVEKLGARIFHVHMRDGDGMINYNLPPGKGINNWEDTLKALKRTGYDGVLSFEMAGFLHADQVIADSKRYIESILEKL